The Fusobacterium pseudoperiodonticum DNA window GGAACAGATTTTTTACCTCTTACAGAAAAAATGAAATGGCTTCCTAGAAAAATTCAAAATAACTTTGAAGAATATAAAAAAGGTACTAAACTATTAGAAAAATTAATAGAGGATAAAATTTCAGTCATCGTTAGCCATGACAAAAAAGAAAAAATAATAGATATATTGAAAATAGGGGGGATAGAATGAATAAAATATTGAAAATTATATCTACTTTTGTAAAAGTTAGATACTTTTCTAAGTGGACTTCAAGAGATAAACTTTTAAAATATCAAGATGAACAAGTTGAAAAACATTTTAAATTTTTAAAAGAAAATTCACCATATTTTAAAACTCATCAAATCACAGATGACTTCACTATGAATAAAGCATTCATGATGGAAAATTTTAATGAACTTAACACCTTAGGTGTAAAAAAAGATGAAGCTATGGAAATTGCTTTAAACAGTGAAAAAACTAGAAATTTTAGTCAAAAATACAAGGATATTTCAGTAGGCTTATCATCAGGTACATCTGGTCATAGAGGAATGTTTATAACAACTCCTGAAGAACAAGGTACATGGGCAGGAACAATTCTTGCTAAGATGCTACCTAAAAATGATATCTTCGGACATAAGATAGCATTTTTCCTAAGAGCAGATAATGATTTATATAAAGCTATAAATTCATTTTTAATAAGTTTAGAGTATTTCGATACTTTTAAAGATATAGATGAGCATGTTGAAAGATTAAATAAATATCTTCCAACTATGATAGTTGCTCCTCCTTCATTACTTTTAGTTCTTGCTAAAAAAATTGAAGAAGGAAAATTAAAAGTTTCTCCAAAAAGACTTATCTCAGTTGCAGAGATTTTGGAGAAAGCTGACGAAGAATATATAAAGAAACAATTTAATTTAAAAATAATACATCAAATTTATCAAGCTACTGAAGGTTTCTTAGCTTGTACTTGTGAATATGGACATCTACATCTCAATGAAGATTTAATAAAATTTGAAAAACAGTATATAGATGAAAAGAGATTTTATCCAATAATCACCGATTTTAGAAGAACTAGTCAACCTTTTATAAAATATTATCTAAATGATATCTTAGTTGAAAATACTGAGCCTTGTGAATGTGGTTCAGTTCTACAGAGAATAGAAAAGATAGAAGGACGTTCAGATGATATTTTCAAATTTACTAATAAGTTTGGAAAAGAAATTGTAGTCTTTCCCGACTTTATTAGAAGAACTATACTTTTTGTTGAAAATATAAGAGAATATCAAGTTTTTCAAATCAATGATAAATTATTAGAAGTCGCTATTTTAAATATTAGTGATGAACAAAAAGAATTAGTAAAAAATGAATTTAATAAGTTATTTACTTCATTAAATATTGAAAATATAGAAATAAAATTTATAAATTATGAGATAGATAAAACTAAAAAACTAAAAAGAATAGTTAGGAAGGTAGAAAAATGAGAAGAATAAAATTTAAAGGATATGGAGTAGTATTACCTAAAAATACAGTTAGTTTTAAAAATCATATTCGTTACAGAATAAGTGAAGGAGAAACTCAGCTTCAGCTTGCTGTTGCTGCCTGTGAAAAAGCTTTAAAGAATTCTGATATTTCTATAAATGATATTGATTGTATAGTTTCAGCTTCTGCTGTTGGTGTACAACCTATCCCTTGTATGGCAGCCTTAATTCATGAAAAGATAGCGAAAGGAACTTCTATTCCTGCACTCGATATAAATACAACTTGCACAAGTTTTATAACAGCTTTAGATACTATGTCTTATCTTTTAGAAGCTGGAAGATATAAAAGAGTATTAATTGTTTCTTGTGATGTTGCTTCATCAGCATTAAATCCTAATCAAAAAGAAAGTTTCCAACTTTTCAGTGATGGAGCAGTAGCCTTTGTTGTGGAAAAGT harbors:
- a CDS encoding F390 synthetase-related protein — encoded protein: MNKILKIISTFVKVRYFSKWTSRDKLLKYQDEQVEKHFKFLKENSPYFKTHQITDDFTMNKAFMMENFNELNTLGVKKDEAMEIALNSEKTRNFSQKYKDISVGLSSGTSGHRGMFITTPEEQGTWAGTILAKMLPKNDIFGHKIAFFLRADNDLYKAINSFLISLEYFDTFKDIDEHVERLNKYLPTMIVAPPSLLLVLAKKIEEGKLKVSPKRLISVAEILEKADEEYIKKQFNLKIIHQIYQATEGFLACTCEYGHLHLNEDLIKFEKQYIDEKRFYPIITDFRRTSQPFIKYYLNDILVENTEPCECGSVLQRIEKIEGRSDDIFKFTNKFGKEIVVFPDFIRRTILFVENIREYQVFQINDKLLEVAILNISDEQKELVKNEFNKLFTSLNIENIEIKFINYEIDKTKKLKRIVRKVEK